From one Phocoena sinus isolate mPhoSin1 chromosome 6, mPhoSin1.pri, whole genome shotgun sequence genomic stretch:
- the SORBS3 gene encoding vinexin isoform X3, giving the protein MQASARSLPAALSLDDFIPSHLRAHVGSSPRGTRFHDPAPRTVCNGYFPPRRDASRHPDPAWYQTWPGPGSRPSGNQKTPASQHPQNWSATWTKDSKRLNKRWVKYEGIGPVDESGMPIAPRSSVDSPRDWYRRMFQQIHRKMPDLQLDRTFKEAPKVASSCATSADSRHPGPQQRPAARPGQTSSLSGRSWDISEEFLRNTFNCNAGASSSLHQTPNQVSRHREKADNVWTEESWNQFLQELETGKKPKKPLVDDPVEKPPQPIEVLLERELAKLSAELDKDLRAIETGQPSPKSSQAPRRSREPRPPARPAFAWSSSSPNALYQGSSLSAHRMADGGSPFLGRRDFDYPSSTRDPSASEPGGSPARKEEKKRKAARLKFDFQAQSPKELTLKKGDIVYIHKEVDKNWLEGEHHGRLGIFPANYVEVLPADEIPKPIKPPTYQVLEYGEAVAQYNFKGDLEVELSFRKGEHICLIRKVNEHWYEGRISGTGRQGIFPASYVQVTREPRLRVCDDSPQLPASPRLTTARLAHHPSSPLMPRSPFDPTDWGGRTSPRRTGFSFPTQEPRPQTQSLSTLGSALSHPGGSSRPLELGTSSPNTTQIHWTLYRAMYQYRPQNEDELELREGDWVDVMQQCDDGWFVGVSRRTQKFGTFPGNYVAPV; this is encoded by the exons ACCCTGCCTGGTATCAGACCTGGCCAGGTCCTGGGAGCCGGCCTTCTGGGAACCAGAAGACCCCTGCCTCCCAGCATCCCCAGAACTGGTCAGCCACGTGGACCAAGGATAGCAAACGTCTGAACAAGCGCTGGGTCAAGTATGAGGGAATCGGGCCTGTGGATGAGAGCGGCATGCCTATTGCACCCCGATCT AGTGTTGACAGCCCCAGGGACTGGTACCGGAGAATGTTCCAGCAGATTCACCGGAAAATGCCGG ACCTGCAGCTGGACCGGACCTTCAAGGAAGCACCCAAAG TGGCTTCTTCCTGTGCCACCTCAGCGGACTCAAGGCATCCAGGGCCCCAGCAAAGACCTGCTGCCAGGCCAGGCCAGACGTCGTCTCTGAGCGG AAGAAGCTGGGATATCTCCGAAGAGTTCCTTAGAAACACCTTCAATTGCAATGCTGGCGCATCCTCCTCCCTGCACCAGACCCCAAATCAG GTGTCCAGGCACCGAGAGAAAGCAGACAATGTCTGGACGGAAGAATCCTGGAACCAGTTTCTGCAAGAACTAGAGACTGGGAAGAAG CCCAAGAAACCACTGGTAGATGACCCTGTTGAGAAGCCTCCCCAGCCCATCGAG GTCCTGCTGGAGAGAGAGCTGGCCAAGCTGAGCGCCGAGCTGGACAAGGACCTGCGTGCCATTGAGACCGGGCAGCCATCCCCCAAG AGCTCGCAGGCGCCCCGACGGTCCCGGGAGCCGCGGCCCCCCGCGCG CCCGGCCTTCGCCTGGAGCTCCAGTTCCCCGAATGCACTTTACCAGGGTTCCTCCCTGAGCGCCCACAGGATGGCGGACGGAGGAAGCCCGTTCCTAGGTCGGAGGGACTTCGACTACCCTTCCTCAACCCGAG ACCCTAGTGCCTCTGAACCAGGGGGCAGCCCagccaggaaggaagagaagaag AGGAAGGCCGCCCGGCTCAAGTTTGACTTCCAGGCACAGTCCCCTAA GGAGCTGACTCTAAAGAAGGGTGACATTGTCTACATCCACAAGGAGGTGGACAAGAACTGGCTGGAGGGGGAGCATCACGGCCGGCTGGGCATCTTCCCTGCTAATTACGTGGAG GTGCTGCCTGCAGATGAGATCCCCAAGCCCATCAAGCCTCCGACCTACCAGGTGCTGGAGTATGGAGAAGCCGTGGCCCAGTACAACTTCAAGGGGGATCTGGAGGTGGAGCTTTCCTTCCGAAAG GGGGAGCACATCTGCCTGATCCGCAAGGTGAACGAGCACTGGTACGAGGGCCGCATCTCAGGCACCGGGCGCCAGGGCATCTTCCCTGCCAGCTACGTGCAAGTGACCCGGGAGCCCCGGCTTCGCGTCTGCGACGACAGCCCCCAGCTCCCTGCATCTCCCCGCCTGACCACTGCCCGCCTGGCCCATCACCCCAGCTCCCCATTAATGCCGCGCAGCCCATTTGACCCCACCGACTGGGGGGGCCGGACCTCCCCCCGCCGCACTGGCTTCTCCTTCCCTACCCAGGAGCCCAGACCCCAGACCCAG AGTCTCAGCACCCTTGGGTCAGCTCTGTCCCATCCTGGAGGCTCCAGCCGTCCCCTGGAGCTGGGGACCTCGTCCCCCAACACCACTCAGATACACTGGACCCT GTACCGGGCGATGTACCAGTACAGGCCCCAGAATGAGGATGAGCTGGAGCTGCGGGAGGGGGATTGGGTGGATGTCATGCAGCAGTGTGACGACGGCTGGTTTGTAG GTGTCTCCCGGAGGACCCAGAAATTTGGGACATTCCCTGGAAATTATGTAGCCCCGGTGTGA
- the SORBS3 gene encoding vinexin isoform X4, whose protein sequence is MADGGSPFLGRRDFDYPSSTRDPSASEPGGSPARKEEKKRKAARLKFDFQAQSPKELTLKKGDIVYIHKEVDKNWLEGEHHGRLGIFPANYVEVLPADEIPKPIKPPTYQVLEYGEAVAQYNFKGDLEVELSFRKGEHICLIRKVNEHWYEGRISGTGRQGIFPASYVQVTREPRLRVCDDSPQLPASPRLTTARLAHHPSSPLMPRSPFDPTDWGGRTSPRRTGFSFPTQEPRPQTQSLSTLGSALSHPGGSSRPLELGTSSPNTTQIHWTLYRAMYQYRPQNEDELELREGDWVDVMQQCDDGWFVGVSRRTQKFGTFPGNYVAPV, encoded by the exons ATGGCGGACGGAGGAAGCCCGTTCCTAGGTCGGAGGGACTTCGACTACCCTTCCTCAACCCGAG ACCCTAGTGCCTCTGAACCAGGGGGCAGCCCagccaggaaggaagagaagaag AGGAAGGCCGCCCGGCTCAAGTTTGACTTCCAGGCACAGTCCCCTAA GGAGCTGACTCTAAAGAAGGGTGACATTGTCTACATCCACAAGGAGGTGGACAAGAACTGGCTGGAGGGGGAGCATCACGGCCGGCTGGGCATCTTCCCTGCTAATTACGTGGAG GTGCTGCCTGCAGATGAGATCCCCAAGCCCATCAAGCCTCCGACCTACCAGGTGCTGGAGTATGGAGAAGCCGTGGCCCAGTACAACTTCAAGGGGGATCTGGAGGTGGAGCTTTCCTTCCGAAAG GGGGAGCACATCTGCCTGATCCGCAAGGTGAACGAGCACTGGTACGAGGGCCGCATCTCAGGCACCGGGCGCCAGGGCATCTTCCCTGCCAGCTACGTGCAAGTGACCCGGGAGCCCCGGCTTCGCGTCTGCGACGACAGCCCCCAGCTCCCTGCATCTCCCCGCCTGACCACTGCCCGCCTGGCCCATCACCCCAGCTCCCCATTAATGCCGCGCAGCCCATTTGACCCCACCGACTGGGGGGGCCGGACCTCCCCCCGCCGCACTGGCTTCTCCTTCCCTACCCAGGAGCCCAGACCCCAGACCCAG AGTCTCAGCACCCTTGGGTCAGCTCTGTCCCATCCTGGAGGCTCCAGCCGTCCCCTGGAGCTGGGGACCTCGTCCCCCAACACCACTCAGATACACTGGACCCT GTACCGGGCGATGTACCAGTACAGGCCCCAGAATGAGGATGAGCTGGAGCTGCGGGAGGGGGATTGGGTGGATGTCATGCAGCAGTGTGACGACGGCTGGTTTGTAG GTGTCTCCCGGAGGACCCAGAAATTTGGGACATTCCCTGGAAATTATGTAGCCCCGGTGTGA